The following coding sequences are from one Gossypium raimondii isolate GPD5lz chromosome 4, ASM2569854v1, whole genome shotgun sequence window:
- the LOC105780908 gene encoding auxin transporter-like protein 2 isoform X2 codes for MPGEKQAEEAIVESFNESTENEEKEVELEEKGDHSIFSVKSLLWHGGSVYDAWFSCASNQIFYGVLGSWTAYLISVLYVEYRSRKEKENVSFKNHVIQWFEVLDGLLGPYWKAIGLAFNCTFLLFGSVIQLIACASNIYYINDKLDKRTWTYIFGACCATTVFIPSFHNYRIWSFLGLAMTTYTAWYLTIASLVHGQAEGVTHQGPTKLVLYFTGATNILYTFGGHAVTVEIMHAMWKPQKFKSIYLLATLYVFTLTIPSATSVYWAFGDQLLDHSNAFSLLPHSAWLDAAVILMLIHQFITFGFACTPLYFVWEKVVGMHDTKSICLRAVCRLPVVIPIWFLAIIFPFFGPINSAVGSLLVSFTVYIIPALAHMFTYKSASARKNAAEKPPFFLPSWTAVYALNTFTVIWVLVIGFGLGGWASMANFIKQVDTFGLFAKCYQCPPSPSSVHH; via the exons ATGCCAGGAGAGAAACAGGCAGAGGAAGCCATTGTTGAAAGCTTTAACGAGTCGactgaaaatgaagaaaaagaggtGGAGTTGGAGGAGAAAGGAGATCATTCCATTTTCAGTGTTAAGAGCCTTCTTTGGCATGGTGGTTCAGTTTATGATGCCTGGTTTAGCTGTGCTTCAAATCAG ATTTTCTATGGTGTCCTTGGAAGCTGGACTGCTTATCTCATCAGTGTTCTTTATGTTGAGTACAGAAgcagaaaagagaaagagaatgTTAGCTTCAAGAACCATGTCATACAG TGGTTTGAAGTGTTAGATGGTCTTTTGGGACCTTATTGGAAAGCTATTGGATTGGCTTTTAACTGCACTTTTCTGCTCTTTGGATCAGTCATTCAGCTTATTGCCTGTGCCAG caatatatattacataaatgATAAGTTAGACAAAAGGACATGGACTTATATCTTTGGAGCTTGCTGTGCCACAACAGTGTTCATCCCTTCATTTCACAACTATAGAATCTGGTCTTTTCTGGGCCTTGCAATGACTACATACACTGCATGGTATTTGACCATTGCATCCCTTGTCCATGGCCAG GCGGAAGGTGTAACTCACCAAGGTCCAACTAAGTTGGTATTGTACTTCACAGGCGCCACCAATATCCTCTACACATTCGGTGGACATGCTGTCACAGT TGAAATTATGCATGCAATGTGGAAGCCTCAAAAGTTCAAGTCCATATATCTATTGGCCACCCTATATGTGTTCACCCTAACCATCCCGTCGGCCACTTCTGTCTACTGGGCTTTTGGCGATCAACTCCTAGATCATTCCAATGCCTTTTCACTCCTTCCACATTCTGCGTGGCTTGATGCCGCAGTTATCCTAATGTTAATTCACCAG TTTATTACATTTGGGTTCGCATGTACACCATTGTACTTTGTGTGGGAGAAAGTGGTGGGGATGCATGACACAAAGAGCATATGTTTGAGGGCAGTGTGCCGGTTACCTGTGGTGATTCCTATATGGTTCTTGGCTATCATATTTCCGTTCTTCGGACCTATTAACTCAGCTGTAGGATCTCTTCTGGTTAGCTTCACTGTCTACATCATCCCTGCCTTGGCTCACATGTTCACCTATAAATCAGCCTCCGCTCGAAAG AATGCAGCCGAGAAGCCTCCCTTCTTCCTACCAAGTTGGACAGCAGTGTATGCACTGAACACATTTACAGTCATATGGGTACTCGTTATCGGTTTCGGATTAGGAGGTTGGGCTAGCATGGCTAATTTCATAAAACAAGTCGATACATTCGGACTCTTCGCTAAGTGCTACCAATGTCCACCATCGCCCTCATCAGTTCATCACTAA
- the LOC105780908 gene encoding auxin transporter-like protein 2 isoform X1: protein MPGEKQAEEAIVESFNESTENEEKEVELEEKGDHSIFSVKSLLWHGGSVYDAWFSCASNQVAQVLLTLPYSFSQMGMLSGIILQIFYGVLGSWTAYLISVLYVEYRSRKEKENVSFKNHVIQWFEVLDGLLGPYWKAIGLAFNCTFLLFGSVIQLIACASNIYYINDKLDKRTWTYIFGACCATTVFIPSFHNYRIWSFLGLAMTTYTAWYLTIASLVHGQAEGVTHQGPTKLVLYFTGATNILYTFGGHAVTVEIMHAMWKPQKFKSIYLLATLYVFTLTIPSATSVYWAFGDQLLDHSNAFSLLPHSAWLDAAVILMLIHQFITFGFACTPLYFVWEKVVGMHDTKSICLRAVCRLPVVIPIWFLAIIFPFFGPINSAVGSLLVSFTVYIIPALAHMFTYKSASARKNAAEKPPFFLPSWTAVYALNTFTVIWVLVIGFGLGGWASMANFIKQVDTFGLFAKCYQCPPSPSSVHH from the exons ATGCCAGGAGAGAAACAGGCAGAGGAAGCCATTGTTGAAAGCTTTAACGAGTCGactgaaaatgaagaaaaagaggtGGAGTTGGAGGAGAAAGGAGATCATTCCATTTTCAGTGTTAAGAGCCTTCTTTGGCATGGTGGTTCAGTTTATGATGCCTGGTTTAGCTGTGCTTCAAATCAG GTGGCTCAAGTTCTTTTAACACTACCATATTCTTTTTCTCAAATGGGAATGCTTTCTGGGATTATTCTGCAGATTTTCTATGGTGTCCTTGGAAGCTGGACTGCTTATCTCATCAGTGTTCTTTATGTTGAGTACAGAAgcagaaaagagaaagagaatgTTAGCTTCAAGAACCATGTCATACAG TGGTTTGAAGTGTTAGATGGTCTTTTGGGACCTTATTGGAAAGCTATTGGATTGGCTTTTAACTGCACTTTTCTGCTCTTTGGATCAGTCATTCAGCTTATTGCCTGTGCCAG caatatatattacataaatgATAAGTTAGACAAAAGGACATGGACTTATATCTTTGGAGCTTGCTGTGCCACAACAGTGTTCATCCCTTCATTTCACAACTATAGAATCTGGTCTTTTCTGGGCCTTGCAATGACTACATACACTGCATGGTATTTGACCATTGCATCCCTTGTCCATGGCCAG GCGGAAGGTGTAACTCACCAAGGTCCAACTAAGTTGGTATTGTACTTCACAGGCGCCACCAATATCCTCTACACATTCGGTGGACATGCTGTCACAGT TGAAATTATGCATGCAATGTGGAAGCCTCAAAAGTTCAAGTCCATATATCTATTGGCCACCCTATATGTGTTCACCCTAACCATCCCGTCGGCCACTTCTGTCTACTGGGCTTTTGGCGATCAACTCCTAGATCATTCCAATGCCTTTTCACTCCTTCCACATTCTGCGTGGCTTGATGCCGCAGTTATCCTAATGTTAATTCACCAG TTTATTACATTTGGGTTCGCATGTACACCATTGTACTTTGTGTGGGAGAAAGTGGTGGGGATGCATGACACAAAGAGCATATGTTTGAGGGCAGTGTGCCGGTTACCTGTGGTGATTCCTATATGGTTCTTGGCTATCATATTTCCGTTCTTCGGACCTATTAACTCAGCTGTAGGATCTCTTCTGGTTAGCTTCACTGTCTACATCATCCCTGCCTTGGCTCACATGTTCACCTATAAATCAGCCTCCGCTCGAAAG AATGCAGCCGAGAAGCCTCCCTTCTTCCTACCAAGTTGGACAGCAGTGTATGCACTGAACACATTTACAGTCATATGGGTACTCGTTATCGGTTTCGGATTAGGAGGTTGGGCTAGCATGGCTAATTTCATAAAACAAGTCGATACATTCGGACTCTTCGCTAAGTGCTACCAATGTCCACCATCGCCCTCATCAGTTCATCACTAA